A window of the Vigna angularis cultivar LongXiaoDou No.4 chromosome 3, ASM1680809v1, whole genome shotgun sequence genome harbors these coding sequences:
- the LOC108324611 gene encoding monothiol glutaredoxin-S1: protein MDLLASLYADKPVVIFSKSTCSICHSVKALIRSFGANRTDIEVDKMANGEQIERALIQLGCRPTVPAVFIGQRFIGGADELIRLNVQNQLAQLLLSAGAIFLWRP from the coding sequence ATGGACTTGCTGGCATCTTTGTATGCTGACAAGCCAGTGGTGATCTTCAGCAAGAGCACTTGCAGCATTTGCCATTCTGTGAAGGCTCTCATACGAAGCTTCGGTGCCAACCGTACCGATATAGAGGTTGACAAAATGGCAAATGGGGAGCAAATAGAAAGGGCACTGATTCAGCTGGGTTGTCGCCCAACTGTACCAGCAGTATTCATTGGACAACGATTTATAGGTGGTGCTGACGAACTCATAAGGCTCAACGTCCAGAACCAACTTGCCCAGTTGCTTTTAAGTGCTGGAGCTATATTTCTTTGGAGGCCCTAG